The following are from one region of the Populus trichocarpa isolate Nisqually-1 chromosome 8, P.trichocarpa_v4.1, whole genome shotgun sequence genome:
- the LOC7479843 gene encoding probable CoA ligase CCL5, whose protein sequence is MSVEESWTTRIITEEEAGTAQSKSGFDLLTGIYHSLHQLGENFQIPTRHDIDTSTYVLSQFPHPDHAQTKVALIDLATNHQVNYSQLHRSIRALASGLYNGLGVRKGDVVFLLSQNSILYPTICLAIFSIGAILSPANPVNTKSEISKQIQDSGAKLVISAPEELHKLLEIGVPTLVTTRESNGDSLSVEELIEYSDPLELPQVGITQSDTAAILYSSGTTGTSKGVILTHSNFIAVMTLLKWSVFATSSQNDTFLCFIPIFHIYGLAFFGLGLFCAGITTVLMRRFDFQAMLDAVQAYKINNIPAVPPVILGLVKNGSKVKCDLSSLRRVGSGAAPLSKELSDEFRRRFPWVELRQGYGLTESCAAATFFISDEQAKKHPASCGRLVPTFSAKIVDTETGSALPPGRKGELWLKSPTIMKGYLGNEAATAATIDPDGWLKTGDMGYLDEDGFLHLVDRIKELIKHNGYQVAPAELEAILLGHPQVLDAAVIPVEDEEAGQIPMAYVVRAAGSELTEEQVIQFVANQVAPYKKVRRVGFISAIPKSAAGKILRKELVSHSQQITSKL, encoded by the exons ATGTCTGTCGAAGAATCGTGGACGACTAGAATCATCACGGAGGAGGAAGCTGGCACTGCCCAATCCAAGAGTGGTTTCGATCTACTAACCGGGATTTACCACTCATTGCATCAGCTCGGAGAGAATTTCCAAATCCCCACCAGACACGACATAGACACTTCCACTTATGTGCTTTCCCAATTCCCTCATCCTGATCATGCTCAGACTAAAGTTGCCCTTATTGATTTGGCCACCAACCACCAAGTCAACTACTCACAGCTCCATCGATCCATCCGTGCCCTTGCATCAGGCTTGTACAATGGCCTAGGAGTCCGAAAAGGTGATGTGGTGTTTCTTCTGTCACAAAACTCAATCTTGTATCCGACTATATGTCTCGCTATATTTTCCATTGGAGCAATCCTGAGTCCTGCCAATCCCGTCAACACAAAATCAGAAATTTCTAAACAGATACAGGACTCGGGTGCTAAACTTGTTATATCAGCACCAGAGGAGCTGCATAAGTTGTTAGAAATTGGAGTGCCTACACTAGTCACAACTCGTGAGTCGAATGGCGATTCACTTTCTGTCGAAGAACTGATTGAATACAGTGATCCGCTCGAGTTACCACAGGTCGGTATAACTCAATCAGACACTGCAGCTATACTATACTCTTCAGGTACTACTGGCACAAGCAAAGGTGTGATATTAACGCATTCAAACTTTATAGCCGTTATGACACTCCTCAAATGGTCTGTCTTTGCAACTTCATCGCAAAATGACACTTTCTTGTGCTTCATCCCTATATTTCACATCTACGGCCTTGCATTTTTTGGGTTAGGATTATTTTGTGCAGGGATTACGACCGTTCTGATGCGAAGATTTGATTTTCAAGCAATGCTTGATGCTGTTCAAGCTTACAAAATTAATAACATACCTGCTGTCCCTCCAGTGATACTTGGGCTTGTGAAGAATGGCAGCAAAGTTAAGTGTGACCTGTCATCTTTAAGAAGGGTGGGATCTGGGGCTGCCCCGTTGAGCAAGGAATTGTCTGATGAGTTTAGGCGAAGGTTTCCGTGGGTAGAGCTAAGGCAAGGATATGGGCTTACAGAAAGCTGTGCTGCAGCAACGTTTTTCATCTCTGATGAGCAGGCTAAGAAACACCCAGCTTCTTGTGGACGGCTAGTGCCGACTTTCAGTGCTAAGATTGTGGATACTGAAACAGGATCAGCTTTGCCACCCGGTAGAAAAGGAGAGCTGTGGTTAAAGAGTCCTACTATAATGAAAGGGTACTTGGGAAATGAGGCTGCTACGGCTGCAACAATTGATCCAGATGGGTGGCTAAAAACTGGTGATATGGGTTATCTTGATGAAGATGGATTTCTTCATCTTGTTGATCGGATAAAGGAGCTGATCAAGCATAACGGGTATCAG GTGGCTCCGGCAGAATTGGAAGCTATTCTTCTGGGTCATCCCCAAGTACTTGATGCAGCAGTTATACC TGTGGAAGATGAAGAAGCTGGACAGATACCAATGGCATATGTGGTGAGAGCAGCTGGTTCGGAACTCACTGAAGAACAAGTCATTCAATTTGTTGCTAATCAG GTTGCCCCATACAAGAAAGTAAGAAGAGTGGGTTTCATCAGCGCCATTCCAAAGTCTGCTGCGGGCAAAATCTTGAGGAAGGAGCTTGTTTCACACAGCCAACAAATTACCTCGAAATTGTAA
- the LOC7479845 gene encoding malate dehydrogenase [NADP], chloroplastic has product MSVADLTTSPVTSTYTKTSSRLHSPQLSLSSTRLSVHFSRSPRPNPRAQNFKITCSVNQVPAPVAVQTEEAKSKSECFGVFCQTYDLKAEEETKSWKKLINVAVSGAAGMISNHLLFKLASGEVFGPDQPIALKLLGSERSFQALEGVAMELEDSLYPLLREVSIGINPYEVFEDVEWALLIGAKPRGPGMERAGLLDINGQIFAEQGKALNAVASRNVKVIVVGNPCNTNALICLKNAPNIPAKNFHALTRLDENRAKCQLALKAGVFYDKVSNMTIWGNHSTTQVPDFLNARINGIPVKEVIKDHKWLEEEFTEKVQKRGGVLIQKWGRSSAASTAVSIADAMKSLVTPTPEGDWFSSGVYTSGNPYGIAQDIVFSMPCRSKGDGDYELVKDVTFDEYLLKRIAKSEAELLAEKRCVAHLTGEGVAFCDLPEDTMLPGEM; this is encoded by the exons ATGTCTGTGGCTGACCTAACCACATCCCCTGTTACTTCTACATATACAAAGACAAGCAGTCGCTTACACTCTCCACAGCTTTCTCTCTCATCAACCCGTCTCTCTGTTCACTTTAGTCGCTCGCCTAGACCTAACCCTCGAGCCCAAAACTTCAAGATCACTTGCTCTGTCAA TCAAGTTCCAGCCCCAGTTGCAGTTCAGACTGAAGAAGCCAAAAGCAAGTCTGAATGCTTTGGTGTTTTCTGCCAAACATATGATCTCAAAGCT GAAGAGGAGACAAAATCatggaagaaattaattaatgtagcGGTTTCAGGTGCTGCTGGGATGATATCTAATCACTTACTTTTTAAA CTTGCATCTGGTGAGGTTTTTGGCCCAGATCAGCCAATTGCGTTGAAACTACTTGGATCTGAAAGATCATTCCAAGCTCTTGAAG GGGTAGCAATGGAACTTGAGGATTCCTTGTATCCATTGTTGAGGGAGGTGAGTATCGGAATAAATCCTTATGAGGTGTTCGAAGATGTAGAATGGGCTCTTCTGATAGGAGCAAAGCCGCGAGGGCCTGGGATGGAACGTGCTGGCTTATTAGATATCAACGGGCAGATTTTTGCTGAGCAG GGAAAGGCTCTCAATGCTGTTGCGTCTCGTAATGTCAAGGTGATAGTAGTTGGCAACCCTTGTAACACCAA TGCattaatttgtttgaaaaatgcTCCAAACATACCTGCAAAGAATTTTCATGCTTTAACAAGGTTGGATGAGAATAGGGCAAAATGCCAG CTTGCCTTGAAAGCAGGTGTTTTCTATGACAAAGTGTCAAATATGACGATATGGGGCAATCACTCAACCACTCAG GTTCCGGACTTTCTAAATGCTAGAATCAATGGTATACCTGTCAAGGAGGTTATCAAGGATCACAAGTGGTTAGAGGAAGAGTTCACCGAGAAGGTTCAGAAG AGAGGTGGAGTGCTGATTCAGAAATGGGGACGGTCTTCAGCTGCATCAACTGCTGTGTCGATTGCTGATGCCATGAAGTCCCTAGTAACTCCCACCCCTGAGGGTGATTGGTTTTCTTCTGGA GTTTATACCAGTGGGAATCCTTATGGTATAGCACAGGATATAGTTTTCAGCATGCCTTGTAGATCAAAA GGAGACGGTGACTATGAACTCGTCAAGGACGTTACATTTGATGAGTATCTTCTCAAGAGAATTGCTAAG TCTGAAGCTGAATTGCTAGCTGAGAAGAGATGTGTGGCCCACCTCACAGGAGAG GGTGTTGCATTCTGTGATCTACCAGAAGACACGATGCTTCCTGGGGAAATGTAA
- the LOC7494918 gene encoding NAC domain-containing protein 78 isoform X1, which produces MGRSDSATSLAPGFRFHPTDEELVRYYLKRKVTNKPFRFDAISVTDIYKSEPWDLPDKSKLKSRDLEWYFFSMLDKKYGNGSKTNRATEKGYWKTTGKDRPIRQNSQVVGMKKTLVYHQGRAPRGQRSNWVMHEYRLVDEELEKAGIAQDAFVLCRIFQKSGTGPKNGEQYGAPFIEEEWDDDEVPLLPSEEMVLTEEAPVGDDAYLEMNELGQNFDTGITSENTALPQNFYYGEASNYVEQPRDFSEDDLKPMLRGAENRHGPSLPAEENLDLPGQYETDAVKNEYNNAEPMNNVNAVDVNYLFDESYLDALNNLPQSEGLFLEANDLSNPVEPETGGDSSGFDMLEEYLNFFDADDENMSFDPSDIFASDTAVSNQQPPPQEDVKGGTDEVLKAIQKPLETHGNVGPSSSKQKPEAMEFDSDFKYPFIKQASHMLGKIPAPPALASEFPSKDAALRLQSASSSSIHVTAGVIRIENMSLGGNGTEWSFGKNGNVDVILSFGLPQQEGGPASWVPMTSLFSGKAESVVSRGWLFLMFFWVLILSVSYKIGTCICAK; this is translated from the exons ATGGGCCGTAGTGACTCTGCAACTTCACTCGCTCCGGGGTTCCGATTCCACCCGACCGATGAGGAACTTGTCCGGTACTACCTTAAACGGAAGGTCACTAACAAACCGTTCCGCTTCGACGCCATCTCCGTCACCGATATTTATAAATCTGAGCCGTGGGATCTTCCAG ATAAGTCGAAGTTGAAGAGCAGGGATTTAGAATGGTATTTCTTTAGCATGTTGGATAAGAAGTATGGAAATGGGTCTAAGACGAATCGTGCTACTGAGAAAGGTTACTGGAAGACGACTGGGAAAGATCGGCCTATTCGTCAGAACTCACAAGTTGTGGGGATGAAGAAGACCCTTGTGTACCATCAGGGTCGAGCTCCACGTGGTCAGCGCTCTAATTGGGTAATGCATGAGTACCGCCTTGTTGATGAGGAGCTGGAGAAAGCGGGAATTGCTCAA GATGCTTTTGTGCTTTGCAGGATTTTCCAAAAGAGCGGGACAGGACCAAAGAATGGGGAGCAGTATGGGGCACCGTTTATTGAGGAGGAATGGGATGATGATGAAGTGCCTCTGTTGCCAAGTGAAGAGATGGTGTTGACTGAAGAAGCACCAGTTGGTGATGATGCATACCTGGAAATGAATGAGCTTGGCCAG AATTTCGACACTGGAATTACATCTGAAAATACTGCCCTTCCACAAAACTTCTACTATGGGGAAGCAAGCAACTATGTGGAGCAGCCCAGAGACTTCAGTGAAGATGATCTAAAGCCCATGTTAAGAGGGGCTGAAAATCGACATGGTCCATCTCTGCCAGCTGAAGAAAACTTGGACTTACCTGGGCAATATGAGACGGATGCAGTCAAAAATGAATACAACAACGCGGAGCCAATGAATAATGTGAATGCTGTTGATGTGAATtatttgtttgatgaatcataCTTGGATGCTCTCAATAATCTTCCACAGAGTGAAGGACTTTTCCTGGAAGCTAATGATCTTTCAAATCCTGTGGAGCCAGAGACTGGCGGAGATTCCTCAGGTTTTGACATGCTGGAAGAGTACCTCAATTTCTTTGATGCTGATGATGAGAATATGTCTTTTGATCCCTCTGATATCTTTGCAAGTGATACTGCTGTTTCCAATCAACAACCTCCTCCCCAAGAG GATGTCAAGGGTGGAACTGATGAAGTGTTGAAGGCAATCCAAAAACCATTAGAAACACATGGCAATGTTGGTCCATCCTCATCAAAGCAAAAGCCAGAGGCTATGGAATTTGATTCTG ATTTCAAATATCCATTCATCAAGCAGGCCAGTCACATGTTGGGGAAAATTCCTGCACCCCCTGCACTTGCTTCCGAGTTCCCTTCCAAGGATGCTGCTCTTCGCTTACAGTCAGCATCTTCCAGCTCAATTCATGTTACTGCTGGTGTGATAAGAATAGAAAACATGAGCTTAGGTGGCAATGGGACGGAGTGGTCATTTGGCAAGAATGGGAATGTTGATGTCATCCTTTCTTTTGGTTTGCCACAACAAGAAGGTGGTCCTGCCAGTTGGGTGCCGATGACTAGCTTATTCTCAGGCAAGGCAGAGTCTGTGGTGTCACGGGGTTGGCTCTTCTTGATGTTCTTTTGGGTCCTAATTCTCTCTGTAAGTTATAAAATTGGGACCTGTATCTGTGCCAAGTAA
- the LOC7494918 gene encoding NAC domain-containing protein 78 isoform X2 has translation MDDKSKLKSRDLEWYFFSMLDKKYGNGSKTNRATEKGYWKTTGKDRPIRQNSQVVGMKKTLVYHQGRAPRGQRSNWVMHEYRLVDEELEKAGIAQDAFVLCRIFQKSGTGPKNGEQYGAPFIEEEWDDDEVPLLPSEEMVLTEEAPVGDDAYLEMNELGQNFDTGITSENTALPQNFYYGEASNYVEQPRDFSEDDLKPMLRGAENRHGPSLPAEENLDLPGQYETDAVKNEYNNAEPMNNVNAVDVNYLFDESYLDALNNLPQSEGLFLEANDLSNPVEPETGGDSSGFDMLEEYLNFFDADDENMSFDPSDIFASDTAVSNQQPPPQEDVKGGTDEVLKAIQKPLETHGNVGPSSSKQKPEAMEFDSDFKYPFIKQASHMLGKIPAPPALASEFPSKDAALRLQSASSSSIHVTAGVIRIENMSLGGNGTEWSFGKNGNVDVILSFGLPQQEGGPASWVPMTSLFSGKAESVVSRGWLFLMFFWVLILSVSYKIGTCICAK, from the exons ATGGATG ATAAGTCGAAGTTGAAGAGCAGGGATTTAGAATGGTATTTCTTTAGCATGTTGGATAAGAAGTATGGAAATGGGTCTAAGACGAATCGTGCTACTGAGAAAGGTTACTGGAAGACGACTGGGAAAGATCGGCCTATTCGTCAGAACTCACAAGTTGTGGGGATGAAGAAGACCCTTGTGTACCATCAGGGTCGAGCTCCACGTGGTCAGCGCTCTAATTGGGTAATGCATGAGTACCGCCTTGTTGATGAGGAGCTGGAGAAAGCGGGAATTGCTCAA GATGCTTTTGTGCTTTGCAGGATTTTCCAAAAGAGCGGGACAGGACCAAAGAATGGGGAGCAGTATGGGGCACCGTTTATTGAGGAGGAATGGGATGATGATGAAGTGCCTCTGTTGCCAAGTGAAGAGATGGTGTTGACTGAAGAAGCACCAGTTGGTGATGATGCATACCTGGAAATGAATGAGCTTGGCCAG AATTTCGACACTGGAATTACATCTGAAAATACTGCCCTTCCACAAAACTTCTACTATGGGGAAGCAAGCAACTATGTGGAGCAGCCCAGAGACTTCAGTGAAGATGATCTAAAGCCCATGTTAAGAGGGGCTGAAAATCGACATGGTCCATCTCTGCCAGCTGAAGAAAACTTGGACTTACCTGGGCAATATGAGACGGATGCAGTCAAAAATGAATACAACAACGCGGAGCCAATGAATAATGTGAATGCTGTTGATGTGAATtatttgtttgatgaatcataCTTGGATGCTCTCAATAATCTTCCACAGAGTGAAGGACTTTTCCTGGAAGCTAATGATCTTTCAAATCCTGTGGAGCCAGAGACTGGCGGAGATTCCTCAGGTTTTGACATGCTGGAAGAGTACCTCAATTTCTTTGATGCTGATGATGAGAATATGTCTTTTGATCCCTCTGATATCTTTGCAAGTGATACTGCTGTTTCCAATCAACAACCTCCTCCCCAAGAG GATGTCAAGGGTGGAACTGATGAAGTGTTGAAGGCAATCCAAAAACCATTAGAAACACATGGCAATGTTGGTCCATCCTCATCAAAGCAAAAGCCAGAGGCTATGGAATTTGATTCTG ATTTCAAATATCCATTCATCAAGCAGGCCAGTCACATGTTGGGGAAAATTCCTGCACCCCCTGCACTTGCTTCCGAGTTCCCTTCCAAGGATGCTGCTCTTCGCTTACAGTCAGCATCTTCCAGCTCAATTCATGTTACTGCTGGTGTGATAAGAATAGAAAACATGAGCTTAGGTGGCAATGGGACGGAGTGGTCATTTGGCAAGAATGGGAATGTTGATGTCATCCTTTCTTTTGGTTTGCCACAACAAGAAGGTGGTCCTGCCAGTTGGGTGCCGATGACTAGCTTATTCTCAGGCAAGGCAGAGTCTGTGGTGTCACGGGGTTGGCTCTTCTTGATGTTCTTTTGGGTCCTAATTCTCTCTGTAAGTTATAAAATTGGGACCTGTATCTGTGCCAAGTAA
- the LOC18101353 gene encoding eukaryotic translation initiation factor 6-2, translating into MATRLQFENNCEVGVFSKVTNAYCLVAIGGSESFYSTFEAELADVIPVVQTSIAGTQIIGRLCAGNKNGHLVPHTTTDQELQHLRNSLPDQIVVQRIEGKISALGNCIACNDHVALAHTDLYRETEEIIADVLGVEVFRQTIAGNILVGSYCAISNRGGLVHPRTSIVDLDELSTLLQVPLVAGTVNRGSEVIAAGMTVNDWTSFCGSDTTY; encoded by the exons ATGGCGACCC GACTTCAGTTTGAGAATAATTGTGAAGTTGGTGTGTTTTCTAAGGTGACCAATGCGTACTGCCTAGTTGCTATTGGTGGATCAGAAAGCTTCTACA GCACTTTTGAGGCAGAGTTAGCTGATGTCATTCCTGTTGTTCAGACCTCAATTGCTGGCACTCAGATAATTGGACGGCTATGTGCTG GTAACAAGAATGGGCATCTTGTGCCTCATACCACCACTGATCAAG AACTCCAACACTTGAGAAACAGTCTACCTGATCAAATAGTTGTTCAACGGATTGAGGGGAAAATATCTGCCCTGGGGAATTGCATAGCATGCAATGATCATGTTGCCCTTGCGCACACTGACCTTTACAGG GAAACCGAGGAGATAATAGCTGATGTTCTAGGGGTTGAAGTTTTTCGGCAGACAATAGCTGGTAACATTCTTGTGGGGAGCTACTGTGCCATCTCCAACAGAGGTGGTTTG GTCCATCCTCGTACATCCATTGTAGACCTGGATGAGCTTTCCACCCTTCTCCAGGTCCCTTTAGTTGCTGGTACTGTAAACCGCGGCAGCGAAGTGATAGCCGCTGGAATGACAGTAAATGACTGGACATCCTTTTGTGGGTCGGACACTACATACTGA
- the LOC7479847 gene encoding ras-related protein RABC2a has protein sequence MAGSFSKGGNNSYDYSFKILLIGDSGVGKSSLLLSFISSSVRDLSPTIGVDFKVKMLTVGGKRLKLTIWDTAGQERFGTLISSYYRGAHGIILVYDVTRRETFENLSDIWAKEVELYSTNHDGIKILVGNKVDRDSERAVSREEGMALAQQHKCSFFECSAKTSENVLQCFKELTLKILEVPSLLENGSVVVKQQIMKDKQVYQAPRGGGSCCS, from the exons ATGGCGGGTTCTTTTTCTAAAGGAGGGAATAATAGTTATGATTATTCGTTCAAGATTTTGTTGATAGGAGATTCTGGTGTCGGCAAGAGCAGTCTTCTTTTAAGTTTCATCTCCAGCTCTGTTCGTGACCTTTCTCCTACTATCG GTGTGGATTTTAAGGTCAAGATGCTCACTGTTGGTGGGAAAAGATTGAAGTTAACTATTTGGGACACAG CTGGGCAGGAGCGGTTTGGAACATTAATAAGCTCTTATTATAGGGGTGCACATGGAATTATCCTAG tttatgaCGTGACACGGCGAGAAACTTTTGAGAACTTGTCCGATATATGGGCTAAGGAAGTGGAGCTCTACTCCACCAATCATGACGGCATCAAAATTCTTGTTGGAAATAAAGTTGATAGG GATAGTGAAAGAGCTGTAAGTAGAGAAGAGGGCATGGCTCTTGCCCAACAGCACAAGTGTTCATTTTTCGAATGTAGTGCCAAAACCAGTGAAAATGTTTTGCAATGTTTTAAAGAACTCACATTAAAG ATACTTGAGGTACCTAGTTTATTGGAAAATGGCTCAGTAGTGGTGAAGCAACAGATTATGAAAGACAAACAAGTATATCAAGCACCTCGTGGTGGTGGCAGTTGTTGCTCCTAA